In Methanothermococcus thermolithotrophicus DSM 2095, one DNA window encodes the following:
- a CDS encoding diadenylate cyclase, which yields MDKIKSLMKHGFNLAIDIDADIFLIFTETGMTYEIFKDYYFNSFLKDPKYSEQRKKIKGPKIIVATPNEETFFKLNCEKIIPLQMNYRNEDRCSMIKQAVTKLFENNLVELGDTIVSILGTPGIPGGTDTIAVVNVNEYPPILKFYEFINTIEKTKGKVINEVLNISMELAVEGREGKSVGAIFVIGDTEKVLKMSSQLILNPFEGHNGIIFDKKVKGTIKELSTIDGAFIITEKGEVKAAGRYIECTGGNLNLPLGLGARHYAAAAISKYTDAIAITVSESGGIIRIFKDGCILAEINPNKLNNSCSYLY from the coding sequence ATGGATAAAATAAAATCACTAATGAAGCATGGATTCAACTTAGCTATTGACATTGATGCCGATATATTCCTAATATTTACAGAAACTGGAATGACTTACGAGATTTTCAAGGATTATTACTTTAATTCATTCCTAAAAGATCCAAAATACAGCGAACAGCGCAAAAAGATCAAAGGCCCAAAAATTATAGTTGCTACCCCAAATGAAGAGACTTTCTTTAAATTAAACTGTGAAAAGATAATTCCACTTCAAATGAATTATAGAAATGAAGATAGATGCTCAATGATAAAACAAGCTGTCACAAAACTCTTTGAAAATAATCTTGTAGAACTAGGGGACACAATAGTCTCAATATTGGGTACTCCAGGAATACCTGGAGGAACTGATACAATAGCAGTTGTTAATGTAAATGAATACCCGCCAATTCTTAAGTTTTATGAATTTATAAATACTATTGAAAAAACAAAGGGGAAAGTTATCAATGAAGTTTTAAACATCAGCATGGAACTTGCTGTAGAAGGTAGGGAAGGAAAATCTGTAGGGGCCATATTTGTAATAGGCGATACTGAAAAAGTTCTAAAAATGTCCAGTCAATTAATATTAAACCCATTTGAAGGACACAATGGAATAATTTTCGATAAAAAAGTTAAAGGAACCATAAAAGAACTTTCAACGATAGACGGGGCATTTATAATTACCGAAAAAGGTGAAGTAAAGGCTGCAGGTAGGTACATTGAATGTACAGGAGGTAATTTAAATTTACCACTTGGACTAGGTGCAAGACACTATGCGGCTGCAGCCATTTCAAAATACACTGACGCAATAGCTATTACAGTATCTGAAAGTGGTGGAATAATAAGAATCTTTAAGGATGGATGTATTTTAGCAGAGATTAATCCAAATAAGTTAAATAACAGTTGTTCATATCTGTACTAA
- the hacA gene encoding homoaconitase large subunit: MTLAEEIISRKVGKKVYPGDTIEVSVDLAMTHDGTTPLTAKAFKQISDKVWDNEKIVIVFDHNIPANTSKAANMQKITREFIKEQKIKHYYLDGEGICHQLLPENGHVKPNMIIAGGDSHTCTYGAFGAFATGFGATDMGYIYATGKTWMKVPETIRVNVNGTNPKITGKDIILRICKEVGRRGATYMALEYGGEAIRNLDMDDRMVLSNMAIEMGGKAGLIEADEITYEYLRTVGVSEKEILNLKKNQIKINEKEETYYKFIDLDITDMEEQIACPHRPDNVKGVSEVEGTPIDQVFIGSCTNGRLSDLRIAAKYLKGKKVHRDTRLIVIPASKNVFKKALEEGLIDIFVDAGALICTPGCGPCLGAHQGVLADGEVCLATTNRNFKGRMGNKNAEIYLSSPAIAAKSAVKGYITNEE, translated from the coding sequence ATGACACTCGCAGAGGAAATAATCTCAAGAAAAGTGGGAAAAAAAGTTTATCCAGGAGATACAATTGAAGTAAGTGTAGATCTAGCGATGACTCATGATGGTACCACACCTCTAACAGCAAAAGCGTTTAAGCAAATCTCAGACAAAGTTTGGGACAATGAAAAAATAGTGATTGTATTTGACCACAACATTCCAGCAAACACTTCAAAAGCTGCAAACATGCAAAAGATAACAAGGGAATTTATAAAGGAACAAAAAATAAAACATTACTATCTCGATGGAGAGGGAATTTGCCACCAACTTTTACCTGAAAATGGGCATGTAAAGCCAAACATGATTATAGCAGGTGGAGACAGCCATACGTGTACTTACGGAGCATTTGGTGCATTTGCTACTGGATTCGGGGCCACCGATATGGGTTATATCTACGCCACAGGGAAAACCTGGATGAAAGTTCCTGAAACAATCAGAGTAAATGTAAATGGAACAAATCCAAAAATTACTGGAAAGGACATTATTTTAAGAATTTGTAAAGAGGTTGGAAGAAGGGGAGCTACGTACATGGCTCTTGAATACGGTGGTGAAGCCATCAGGAATTTGGATATGGACGATAGGATGGTTCTAAGCAACATGGCTATTGAAATGGGCGGTAAAGCAGGACTTATAGAAGCAGATGAAATAACCTACGAATACCTTAGGACGGTAGGGGTAAGCGAAAAAGAAATCTTAAATTTAAAGAAAAACCAGATAAAAATAAACGAAAAAGAAGAAACATACTATAAATTTATCGATTTGGATATTACCGACATGGAAGAACAGATAGCCTGTCCACACCGTCCAGATAATGTTAAAGGGGTTTCTGAGGTTGAAGGAACCCCTATTGACCAGGTGTTTATAGGTTCCTGTACAAATGGAAGATTAAGCGATTTAAGAATTGCTGCAAAATATTTGAAGGGAAAAAAGGTTCACAGAGATACTCGATTGATTGTAATTCCTGCATCCAAGAATGTATTTAAAAAGGCATTGGAGGAAGGACTTATAGATATCTTTGTTGACGCAGGAGCTCTCATATGCACACCAGGATGTGGTCCATGCTTAGGAGCTCACCAAGGTGTTTTAGCAGATGGAGAGGTTTGTCTAGCAACGACGAACAGAAACTTTAAAGGAAGAATGGGCAATAAAAATGCTGAAATTTATTTATCATCCCCGGCCATTGCTGCAAAGAGTGCCGTTAAGGGATACATAACAAATGAAGAATAA
- a CDS encoding class I SAM-dependent methyltransferase, giving the protein MKLAKYYNTLAKEYDEKYDKTNLKWMRKIEDLVINDEIRKEFLVLDIGCGTGEQLKKLKNNHSIGLDISLEMAKIAVKKTNKFVVVGSAENLPFKNRTFDCVISFFGALNHVNLNQALKEIKRVLKDDGVLIFTVANAYDLKWIFKSLRRKGIKKTKKALKNKKGEIVKFIDGKRIKVKTKFYTLNDIENVLKKHNFEIKYTFGANITNSFVDKFIYKSFLKNFGSYIGVVAKKRKKRRKKSNK; this is encoded by the coding sequence ATGAAGTTGGCAAAATACTATAATACCTTGGCAAAGGAATACGATGAAAAATACGATAAAACCAACTTAAAGTGGATGAGGAAAATAGAGGATTTGGTAATAAATGACGAGATTAGAAAAGAATTTCTTGTTTTAGATATAGGATGCGGAACTGGCGAGCAGTTGAAGAAATTAAAAAATAACCACTCCATTGGTCTCGATATTTCACTGGAAATGGCAAAAATAGCAGTTAAAAAAACAAATAAATTTGTTGTAGTTGGAAGTGCTGAAAACCTACCATTCAAAAATAGAACTTTCGACTGTGTTATATCCTTCTTTGGAGCTCTGAATCATGTAAATCTAAATCAGGCGTTAAAGGAAATAAAAAGAGTTTTAAAAGACGACGGTGTTTTGATATTCACAGTTGCAAACGCCTATGATTTAAAATGGATTTTTAAAAGTTTGAGAAGAAAAGGAATAAAAAAGACAAAAAAAGCACTAAAAAACAAGAAAGGAGAAATTGTAAAATTTATCGATGGAAAAAGGATAAAGGTCAAAACAAAATTTTATACATTAAACGATATTGAAAATGTATTAAAAAAGCATAATTTTGAGATAAAATATACTTTTGGAGCAAATATAACAAACTCTTTCGTTGATAAATTTATTTATAAAAGTTTCTTAAAGAACTTTGGCTCGTATATCGGTGTTGTTGCAAAGAAAAGAAAAAAAAGAAGAAAAAAATCAAATAAATAA
- a CDS encoding energy-coupling factor ABC transporter permease has product MHIMEGFLPPMWAGIWFVLSGIVVLYGVSQLNKIIKEKPEVKPLLAVAGAFMFVLSSLKLPSVTGSCSHPCGNGFGAILFGPAVAAVMATIVLLFQAILLAHGGLTTLGANIFSMGIVGPFVGYLVFKTLKGKMNSTWVVMLAAMFADWATYVTTSFQLALAYPIPDFTTSLATFGSIFALTQIPLAIAEGLLTALFWDYIKKLRPDILLKLGVIDESEVSVSITPEGGAE; this is encoded by the coding sequence ATGCACATAATGGAGGGATTTCTACCACCAATGTGGGCAGGAATTTGGTTTGTACTATCGGGTATTGTGGTTCTATATGGTGTATCTCAGTTAAACAAAATTATAAAAGAAAAACCAGAAGTTAAACCATTGTTGGCAGTTGCAGGAGCATTCATGTTTGTTTTAAGTTCTTTAAAATTACCATCAGTAACAGGAAGCTGTTCCCATCCTTGCGGAAACGGATTTGGTGCAATTTTATTTGGTCCGGCAGTTGCGGCAGTTATGGCAACTATTGTATTATTGTTTCAGGCAATATTGTTAGCCCATGGTGGATTAACCACTCTTGGGGCAAATATTTTCTCAATGGGTATTGTTGGTCCTTTTGTTGGATACTTAGTATTTAAAACTTTAAAAGGAAAGATGAATTCAACATGGGTCGTAATGTTGGCAGCAATGTTTGCAGATTGGGCCACCTATGTAACAACATCATTCCAACTGGCTTTGGCATATCCAATACCAGATTTCACAACCTCATTGGCAACATTTGGTTCAATATTTGCACTAACTCAGATTCCTTTGGCGATAGCAGAAGGTCTATTAACTGCATTATTCTGGGATTATATTAAAAAACTTAGACCTGATATTTTACTGAAGTTAGGAGTTATTGATGAAAGTGAAGTAAGTGTCTCTATCACGCCAGAAGGAGGTGCCGAATAA
- a CDS encoding energy-coupling factor ABC transporter substrate-binding protein — protein sequence METKHILMIIGVIILTIAPLVMYSGLGEDEGYFGGADGAAEDAITELNPNYEPWFSPIWEPPSGEIESLLFALQAAIGAIIIGYFAGYNKAKREVVSN from the coding sequence ATGGAAACAAAACACATATTGATGATTATCGGTGTTATCATCCTTACAATTGCACCACTGGTTATGTACTCGGGCCTTGGAGAAGATGAAGGATATTTTGGGGGAGCAGATGGTGCTGCAGAAGATGCAATCACAGAGTTAAACCCAAACTATGAACCATGGTTCAGTCCAATATGGGAACCTCCAAGTGGTGAAATTGAAAGTTTATTGTTTGCATTACAGGCTGCAATAGGTGCAATAATTATTGGATACTTTGCAGGATACAATAAAGCAAAAAGAGAAGTTGTTTCCAATTAA
- the cbiQ gene encoding cobalt ECF transporter T component CbiQ, with the protein MVQNMLIDSIAHYNKLREINPKLKVFFSLSTLLVCVLSKSIVVPIIVTAIMLYLTLFKAEVPRNVYMKLLLIPVCFGALTLPLMIFMFGYEPWFSFNVLGFKIIAFKDGFDLGMLLFWRMVGGVACTLFLALTTPFTELFYVLKEIKIPESVLEISMMMYRYIFVLLNELIKIENAQKTRLGYSSLKNTYKSLGVLAGSLFIKTWDKGEILYTTMNSRGYNGNFRLFGNMAGPNAKDLILIGFFELFLITLQYSIKI; encoded by the coding sequence ATGGTTCAAAACATGTTGATTGACAGTATAGCCCACTACAATAAGTTAAGGGAGATAAACCCTAAATTGAAAGTTTTTTTCTCCCTTTCTACATTGTTAGTTTGTGTATTGTCAAAATCCATAGTTGTTCCAATAATTGTAACGGCCATTATGCTCTATTTAACATTATTTAAGGCAGAAGTTCCAAGAAACGTCTATATGAAGCTCTTACTAATTCCTGTTTGCTTTGGTGCTTTAACTCTGCCACTAATGATATTTATGTTCGGATATGAACCTTGGTTTTCATTTAATGTTCTTGGATTTAAAATAATCGCCTTTAAAGATGGATTTGATTTAGGAATGCTGCTCTTTTGGAGAATGGTTGGCGGAGTAGCATGTACTTTGTTTTTAGCGTTAACTACACCTTTCACTGAGCTTTTTTATGTATTAAAAGAAATTAAAATACCTGAAAGTGTACTGGAAATCTCTATGATGATGTACCGGTACATATTCGTACTACTTAACGAGCTCATAAAAATAGAAAATGCCCAAAAAACTAGGTTGGGATATTCGAGCTTAAAAAATACGTACAAATCATTGGGAGTTTTAGCAGGGAGCCTTTTTATAAAAACCTGGGATAAGGGCGAAATCCTATACACCACTATGAATTCAAGAGGATACAATGGTAATTTTAGATTATTTGGAAATATGGCGGGCCCTAATGCTAAAGATTTAATATTAATAGGGTTTTTTGAATTATTTTTAATTACATTACAATATTCCATTAAAATATAG
- a CDS encoding ATP-binding cassette domain-containing protein, giving the protein MIILETKELHYTYPDGTPALNGINFKVNKGEMVAMLGPNGAGKSTLFLHFNGIIKPTKGQVLVKGKPIKYDSKSLIDVRKTVGIVFQNPDDQLFAPTVKQDVAFGPLNLGLPEDEIEKRVNDALKAVGMEGFEDRPPHHLSGGQKKRVAIAGILAMEPEIIVLDEPTAGLDPLGASHIMKLLYELNKKGITIIISTHDVDLVPVYADYMYLINKGKILGSGTPREVFGDTQLIRKANLRLPRVAHLMEILNKKDNLALEMGYTVGEVRAALKEYLESNK; this is encoded by the coding sequence ATGATCATATTGGAAACCAAAGAATTGCATTATACCTATCCTGATGGAACCCCAGCATTAAATGGGATAAATTTCAAAGTCAACAAAGGAGAAATGGTGGCCATGTTAGGGCCCAATGGGGCGGGAAAATCAACATTATTTCTTCATTTCAACGGAATTATAAAACCTACAAAAGGTCAAGTTTTGGTTAAGGGAAAACCAATAAAATATGACAGCAAATCTTTAATCGATGTTAGAAAAACTGTTGGAATAGTATTTCAAAACCCTGATGATCAGCTTTTTGCACCAACTGTAAAACAGGATGTTGCCTTTGGACCGTTAAATTTAGGATTGCCCGAAGATGAAATAGAAAAAAGAGTAAACGATGCATTAAAAGCCGTTGGAATGGAGGGTTTTGAAGATAGGCCCCCTCATCATTTAAGTGGAGGGCAGAAAAAGAGGGTGGCAATAGCAGGTATTTTAGCAATGGAACCTGAAATCATAGTCCTTGATGAACCTACTGCAGGATTGGATCCACTCGGAGCTTCCCACATTATGAAATTACTATATGAATTAAATAAAAAGGGCATAACTATTATTATATCAACACATGATGTTGATTTAGTCCCAGTTTATGCAGATTATATGTATCTCATTAACAAGGGAAAAATATTGGGCAGCGGAACTCCAAGAGAAGTATTCGGCGATACACAGTTGATAAGAAAGGCAAACTTAAGACTGCCTAGGGTGGCTCATTTAATGGAAATACTGAATAAAAAAGATAATCTCGCACTTGAAATGGGGTACACTGTAGGGGAAGTAAGAGCTGCGCTAAAAGAATATCTTGAGAGTAATAAATAA
- a CDS encoding MogA/MoaB family molybdenum cofactor biosynthesis protein, whose amino-acid sequence MHKGLENVKYGVITVSDSRFNKFISGDKNTDDKSGEFLKNELNAVFHALIPDNKEMLKGLINHLIDFFDVDCIVITGGTGLSKRDNTPEVLKEIFEKELDGFKIVFHKLSYEEVGFSTILSRASAGIYRNKIIYSLPGSLNACKTGIEIIKKETGHILKHLKE is encoded by the coding sequence ATGCATAAAGGTCTTGAAAATGTCAAATATGGAGTAATAACTGTAAGCGACAGTAGATTTAACAAATTTATTTCAGGGGATAAAAATACAGATGATAAATCTGGGGAATTTTTAAAAAATGAATTAAATGCAGTTTTTCACGCTTTAATTCCCGACAACAAAGAAATGTTAAAAGGTTTGATAAATCATTTGATAGATTTTTTTGATGTGGATTGCATTGTAATAACAGGGGGGACTGGACTTTCAAAAAGAGACAACACTCCGGAAGTTCTAAAGGAAATATTTGAAAAAGAACTGGATGGTTTTAAGATAGTTTTCCACAAGTTGAGCTACGAAGAAGTTGGGTTTTCAACCATACTTTCAAGAGCTTCTGCAGGAATATATAGAAACAAAATAATATATTCACTACCTGGATCATTAAATGCATGTAAAACAGGAATTGAAATTATTAAAAAAGAAACAGGACATATTTTAAAACATTTGAAAGAATAG
- a CDS encoding lactaldehyde dehydrogenase: MFINGEWVIREDLEVFNPYTYETIGKITSLSRDEVKYAIEVANEHKEFMKNLSPSKRYNLLMNIAKEISENKEKFARTISLDVGKPIKQSIIEVDRTLTTFRLSAFYAKELRGETIPFEEGIILTKREPVGVVGAITPFNFPLNLITHKVGPAFATGNSIVLHPSSKAPMAAIELTKVIEKVLKKMKIPLGVFNLTTGEGPVVGDEISKNEKINMVSFTGSVEVGELITKNAGIKKVSLELGGNNPMIVLKDSNIEEAAKAAVKSKFLNAGQVCISVGKVLVEEEIADQFIDQVIAETKKLNVGNPLDRTTDVGPLITLESAERVENLINQSIEEGGKLLFGGERNNSIIYPTVMEVNEDNILSKVEVFGPVLPIIKVKDENEAIEIANNTEYGLQAGVFTNDINRALKLADSLEYGGVMINNSPTFRRDNMPFGGIKKSGLGREGIKYAVEEMTEIKTIVFNK, translated from the coding sequence ATGTTTATAAATGGAGAATGGGTTATCAGAGAAGATTTAGAGGTTTTTAATCCATACACTTACGAAACAATAGGTAAAATAACTTCATTAAGTAGGGATGAGGTCAAATACGCCATTGAAGTGGCTAACGAACATAAGGAATTTATGAAAAATTTATCCCCTTCAAAAAGATACAACCTACTAATGAACATTGCAAAGGAAATAAGCGAAAATAAAGAAAAATTTGCAAGAACGATATCGTTAGATGTTGGGAAACCTATAAAACAATCCATAATAGAGGTTGATCGGACATTAACCACATTTAGGCTTTCTGCATTTTATGCCAAAGAGCTAAGAGGGGAAACAATACCATTTGAAGAAGGAATTATTTTAACTAAAAGGGAACCTGTGGGAGTAGTCGGAGCTATAACGCCTTTTAACTTTCCATTAAATTTAATTACCCACAAAGTGGGGCCTGCATTTGCCACTGGAAATTCGATAGTTTTACATCCATCCTCAAAAGCTCCAATGGCTGCCATAGAGTTAACAAAAGTAATTGAGAAAGTATTGAAAAAAATGAAAATTCCATTGGGGGTTTTTAATTTAACTACTGGTGAGGGGCCAGTTGTAGGGGATGAAATATCGAAAAATGAAAAAATAAACATGGTTTCATTTACTGGAAGTGTTGAGGTAGGTGAATTAATAACCAAAAATGCAGGAATTAAAAAGGTATCTTTGGAGTTGGGAGGAAATAATCCAATGATAGTTTTAAAAGATTCTAACATTGAAGAAGCCGCAAAAGCTGCCGTCAAAAGTAAATTCTTAAATGCAGGTCAGGTGTGTATTTCAGTTGGAAAAGTACTGGTAGAGGAGGAAATTGCAGATCAGTTTATAGACCAGGTTATAGCTGAAACAAAAAAACTTAATGTAGGAAATCCGCTGGACAGGACCACTGATGTGGGACCTTTGATAACATTGGAAAGTGCTGAGAGAGTTGAAAACCTAATAAATCAGTCAATTGAGGAAGGGGGAAAACTTTTATTTGGTGGAGAACGAAATAACTCGATAATCTATCCTACAGTAATGGAAGTTAATGAAGACAACATACTTTCAAAAGTTGAAGTATTTGGACCAGTTTTACCGATTATTAAGGTTAAAGATGAAAATGAAGCTATAGAAATAGCAAATAACACAGAGTATGGGTTACAGGCTGGAGTATTTACCAACGATATAAATAGAGCTCTAAAGTTGGCAGATAGTTTAGAGTACGGTGGTGTAATGATAAACAATAGCCCGACATTTAGAAGGGATAATATGCCATTTGGAGGAATTAAGAAAAGCGGTTTAGGAAGGGAAGGAATAAAATACGCCGTTGAGGAAATGACCGAAATAAAAACCATTGTATTTAATAAATAA
- a CDS encoding TldD/PmbA family protein: protein MTIDNMDISIEKLERLLELGTYADIRIISGESSHIILKDGNIEEISSGMSSGVGVRVLKENGWGFATSNKVTSDEIEQLINKAYKIAKISNENTKKTVVLKDVNTVVDVVKSTGKINPEDIDIEEKKSYLNLAHETMQGDKIVSTSVSYSDGVGYSMFMSSEGTRIEKEGMKTLMRFTAVAKDGTLQFASERVGGDGFEVIKNGNIEELSRVTKERALRLLSAKPCPKGKFKVILDPELAGVFIHEAVGHASEADLVLQNDSVFKDKLGEAVGSEYVTVIDNPLVDKSFGYYKYDSEGVKGRETVLIDKGILKSYMHTRETAGRLDMDVTGNARAEGLSKPIVRMSNTYIKPGDWKFEELLQDTKDGIFLKGSRGGQVDTGKGLFQFNSVEAFLIENGELTTPLRDAGLSGEILDILHHVDAVSDEFKLSVGYCGKNGQSVPVGDGGGSIRTITTLS from the coding sequence ATGACAATAGACAATATGGACATAAGTATTGAAAAATTAGAAAGATTATTAGAGCTCGGCACCTATGCAGACATTAGGATAATTTCTGGAGAATCTAGCCACATTATTTTAAAAGATGGAAATATTGAAGAAATCTCTTCAGGCATGAGCTCTGGAGTAGGTGTGAGAGTACTCAAAGAAAATGGGTGGGGATTTGCCACTTCAAACAAGGTTACCTCGGATGAAATCGAACAGTTGATAAACAAGGCATACAAGATAGCCAAAATTTCAAATGAAAATACTAAAAAAACCGTGGTTTTAAAGGATGTCAACACCGTTGTGGATGTTGTTAAATCAACAGGCAAAATAAATCCCGAGGATATCGATATTGAAGAAAAAAAGAGCTACCTTAATTTAGCACACGAAACAATGCAAGGAGACAAAATAGTAAGTACTTCAGTTTCCTATTCTGACGGCGTTGGTTATTCAATGTTTATGAGTAGTGAGGGAACGAGAATAGAAAAAGAAGGCATGAAAACTTTAATGCGATTCACTGCAGTTGCAAAAGATGGAACACTTCAATTTGCATCTGAAAGAGTTGGTGGAGATGGATTTGAAGTTATAAAAAACGGAAACATTGAAGAACTATCAAGAGTTACAAAAGAAAGAGCTCTAAGACTTTTAAGTGCTAAACCATGCCCTAAAGGAAAATTCAAAGTTATCTTAGATCCAGAACTTGCAGGAGTATTTATTCATGAAGCAGTTGGACATGCTTCAGAAGCTGATTTAGTATTACAAAACGACAGTGTCTTTAAAGATAAACTTGGAGAAGCTGTTGGAAGCGAGTACGTAACTGTAATCGATAATCCACTTGTAGATAAATCTTTTGGATATTACAAATACGATAGTGAAGGGGTTAAAGGTAGGGAAACCGTATTAATAGATAAAGGAATTTTAAAAAGCTACATGCATACAAGAGAAACAGCAGGAAGACTTGACATGGATGTTACAGGAAATGCAAGAGCTGAAGGGCTGAGCAAACCTATCGTAAGAATGAGTAACACATATATTAAACCAGGAGATTGGAAGTTTGAAGAGCTCCTGCAGGACACCAAAGACGGAATATTTTTAAAAGGTTCAAGGGGAGGACAGGTAGATACTGGAAAAGGACTTTTCCAGTTTAACTCGGTTGAAGCGTTTTTAATTGAAAACGGTGAATTAACAACCCCATTAAGAGATGCAGGTTTAAGTGGTGAAATATTGGATATACTCCACCATGTGGACGCAGTTTCTGATGAGTTTAAATTAAGCGTTGGCTACTGTGGAAAGAACGGGCAGAGTGTTCCAGTTGGAGACGGCGGAGGTAGTATAAGGACAATAACTACATTGTCCTAA
- a CDS encoding bifunctional NADP phosphatase/NAD kinase: MDMLEMAIKMTESIEKGVKPLIGWEKSDEVVKIGADGTPTKRIDLIAENIAINFLEKYGGAILISEEIGMKKIGNNEPEYIVVLDPIDGTYNALNDIPIYSVSVAMGKIKSENLEKYKNYDELLNNSTLSDLEVGVVKNIATGDIYYAQNGKGAYILKNGEKQEKQIRVSETKNLKDSSVGVFSYGLSPNTLAFIKDRKVRRIRLFGSIALEMSYVARGALDAFINVNETTRLCDIAAGYIIIKEAGGKITNKDGKPINLKLNVNEKTSLISSNEILHKKLVGIFGNKWIIKPTNFGIISRLDKEEAVELVIDVIKYLNSKNIRYSLDKGIYNVLKNKLKLMDKDIFDSIIPSNCDLIENIDDISHMISIGGDGTVLRASKITNGNEIPILCINMGTVGFLTEFSKEDVFKAIDEVINGNYEIEKRTKLMGFIRFKDGSQKILPDALNEVVVTTKNPAKMLHFEVYVNGNFVEDVRADGIIISTPNGSTAYSLSAGGPIVEPLVDGFIIVPICPFKLSSRPIVVDGNSEIKIKILKKSTLVVVDGDVEEIARMGDELILRKSDNYAYFVKGSNFYSKLKKLGLME; this comes from the coding sequence ATGGATATGTTAGAAATGGCAATAAAAATGACTGAAAGTATAGAAAAGGGTGTAAAACCTTTAATAGGATGGGAGAAATCAGATGAAGTTGTAAAAATAGGGGCAGATGGAACGCCTACCAAAAGGATAGATCTTATTGCAGAGAATATAGCTATAAACTTTCTTGAGAAATATGGTGGGGCCATACTTATAAGTGAAGAAATCGGGATGAAAAAAATCGGTAACAATGAGCCAGAATATATTGTGGTTTTAGATCCAATTGATGGTACCTACAATGCATTGAACGATATTCCGATATATTCGGTTTCTGTGGCCATGGGGAAAATAAAAAGTGAAAATTTGGAGAAGTATAAGAATTACGATGAATTGTTAAACAATTCTACTTTAAGTGATTTAGAGGTTGGAGTTGTAAAGAACATAGCTACAGGAGATATTTACTATGCTCAGAATGGAAAAGGAGCATATATTTTGAAAAATGGAGAAAAGCAGGAGAAACAAATTAGAGTTTCAGAAACCAAAAATTTAAAGGATTCCTCTGTGGGTGTTTTTTCATACGGACTTTCGCCCAATACTTTAGCTTTTATAAAAGATAGAAAAGTTAGAAGGATAAGGCTTTTTGGGTCAATAGCTTTAGAAATGAGCTATGTTGCAAGGGGGGCATTGGATGCATTTATAAATGTAAATGAAACCACGAGGCTTTGCGATATTGCGGCAGGTTATATCATTATTAAAGAAGCAGGGGGCAAAATAACCAACAAAGATGGGAAGCCGATAAATCTAAAATTGAATGTAAATGAAAAAACATCCTTAATAAGTTCAAATGAAATACTTCATAAAAAACTCGTTGGAATATTTGGAAATAAATGGATTATAAAACCTACCAATTTTGGAATCATTTCAAGACTGGATAAGGAAGAGGCTGTTGAGCTCGTTATTGATGTTATTAAGTATTTAAATTCTAAAAATATTCGATATTCATTGGATAAAGGAATATATAATGTATTAAAAAATAAGTTAAAACTAATGGATAAGGATATTTTTGATTCAATAATACCTTCAAACTGTGATCTAATAGAAAATATTGATGATATATCCCACATGATATCAATTGGGGGGGATGGTACTGTATTAAGAGCTTCAAAGATTACAAACGGTAATGAAATCCCCATATTATGTATAAACATGGGGACTGTCGGGTTTTTAACTGAATTTAGTAAAGAGGATGTCTTTAAAGCTATTGATGAAGTTATAAATGGAAACTACGAAATTGAAAAAAGAACAAAATTAATGGGATTCATTAGATTCAAAGATGGATCTCAAAAGATACTCCCTGATGCCTTAAACGAAGTTGTTGTAACTACCAAAAATCCTGCTAAAATGCTTCACTTTGAGGTATATGTTAATGGAAACTTTGTAGAGGATGTAAGAGCAGACGGTATAATAATCTCAACACCAAACGGTTCAACGGCATATTCTTTAAGTGCTGGAGGACCAATTGTAGAACCTTTAGTTGATGGATTTATTATAGTGCCAATATGTCCATTTAAGCTCTCTTCTCGTCCTATAGTAGTTGATGGAAATTCAGAAATTAAAATAAAAATCTTAAAAAAATCCACACTTGTTGTTGTAGATGGGGATGTTGAAGAAATAGCTAGAATGGGGGATGAATTAATCCTGAGAAAATCTGACAATTATGCCTACTTTGTGAAAGGATCCAATTTTTACAGCAAACTAAAAAAACTTGGTTTAATGGAGTAG